The Candidatus Omnitrophota bacterium genome segment TGGTGCGAATACGCGCCGGTTTGCCCGGCGAGAAAACTTCTCCCTGACCCGCGCATATATAAGAGGGTGCTGGAAAGCAAGCGGCTGGCCATGTCATATTCCAAATTCTCGCTGTATAAGAACTGCCCGAGGAATTACAAAAGGATATATGTGGACAAAATAGCGACGAAGCCCCGTCATTTCTTCTCAATAGGGCTCTCGGTGCATAAGGCGATGGAGGATCTTTATTCTTATGACGGCCTCGGCGAACCTTCCCTCAAATTCCTGCTGGAAAGCTACCGGAACAACTGGGAGGGCGGCGGTTATGAATCCGACGAGCAGGAGCAGGCTTTTTTTGAAAACGGCCTGGAATGGATGAAGAACTATTATGAGGAGCACGTGAAAGGGCAGTGGAAAAAAGCCTGGAAAACCGAGCCTTATTTTGAAGCGCCTGTCCAGGGCCCCCGTATAGGCGCGGGACATCTCCTTGTTGGTTTTATTGACAGGATAGAGTCCAATGCCGACGGCACATACAGTATTTACGATTATAAAACCGATCCTCTTCTCAGGACTCAGGAAGAGGTGGATAATGACCTGCAGCTTACCATGTACAGCTGGGTGTGCGAGAAGTATTTCGGCATAAAAATAAAGGAAGCGGCTCTGGTTTTCTTCCGTTTTAACAAGATAATCCGCACGAGCCGCACGGATGAGGATTACAAGAATATGCTTGAACTGATAGACCGTCTGGGAGAGGGCATTCTGAGGAATACCGGAGAGGCCGCGTCACTGCCTTCGGATGAGGCGGATAAGCTGTTCCCTCCGGCGATCAATAGATACTGCGGCGGCTGCGATTTTCTTGACGAGTGCCCGCTCAAAAATGAGATACTGCAAAAAAATAAGTCCGAGGTCATGAACATCAGCGAGGATCTTCGCGTTAATGACAGCGAGCTGGGCCCGGACGAGCCGGGTTCCGAACTGAAAAATAAAAAAAGATAGTTAGCGTAAAGGTCAATGGGGACGGTTCCCATTGAGATAGTCCGCGATTAGGGAGGGATTTATGAAACAATATGTCCGCCGGAGGCTTCTGATAAAAAAAGAACTCCAGTTTAAACTCGCCGCCCTGCAGGGTTTTTCCATGCTCCT includes the following:
- a CDS encoding PD-(D/E)XK nuclease family protein, coding for MRQDKADIRREDDKGGERMRIKKLFRKIAAFFTGAGTLSAGKISAYLACPKKYQYQYLSAKKSYASSHYLSFANSLQDAVEVMHSGAIADLDDKELFEILKNCWKSQGYASSQQEDTFWLAGLRMLIDYVNKNRFFRNRIIAVKENVSGKFAGYLFNVRYGQVSRNPEGKIEIVQFKTGKRFQNEASLRSDIQSVINYSVARQRWGGKLGSYSVYNLYHGVKIAVEPTEKDIADCEKTVGETVKKIKLGYFTPQQGPLCSWCEYAPVCPARKLLPDPRIYKRVLESKRLAMSYSKFSLYKNCPRNYKRIYVDKIATKPRHFFSIGLSVHKAMEDLYSYDGLGEPSLKFLLESYRNNWEGGGYESDEQEQAFFENGLEWMKNYYEEHVKGQWKKAWKTEPYFEAPVQGPRIGAGHLLVGFIDRIESNADGTYSIYDYKTDPLLRTQEEVDNDLQLTMYSWVCEKYFGIKIKEAALVFFRFNKIIRTSRTDEDYKNMLELIDRLGEGILRNTGEAASLPSDEADKLFPPAINRYCGGCDFLDECPLKNEILQKNKSEVMNISEDLRVNDSELGPDEPGSELKNKKR